Within Primulina tabacum isolate GXHZ01 chromosome 5, ASM2559414v2, whole genome shotgun sequence, the genomic segment ACTACATACGTCAGACTATGTCGATGTCACATTAAAATCGCATCACTACCACGTCAATGGTTCGAAAAAGTAatgaaattacaaaaaaaaaaaaaaacatatatagcataataaaattaaattcggCATTATAAATGACTAAATTGCAtaaaagtaaatatatatatctatattatctatattatattattaagtgtgaggagGTTGGAAAAACTATTTGTGGAGGACACCAAAATATCTTCCCTTTTTACCCTCCTCTTCAACACTACATATAATAATTCTAACCACGTCAATCCTATGTCTGAGATCTTCCCCAAAAATGGAAGTTCTAACCGTACCAACACATTTGAAAACttctcaatttaaaaaaaatcttacgGTTAGTATTTTTAACGCAAAAAACCTTTTTTTCTACCATAAtactattatattttttttaattgtaaataagtttattagaaaaataaattttttgtcaTACACAACAATATGTACGAACACACTAATTAtaatattcatatcaaattacaAATGTCCAATATTCATTATATAAATTGATTAAACAATATTTCAAATATCTAATATTATGTCACACACAACGTGTGTGCCTAAGCCGTTAgtatatgattaaaaatacagttttatccTTGTTTATTTGGTTGGGAAGTTGAAAATTGACTACCTTTATCATGCATGCATCCGATCAAGAGTTAGCATTGTTGCCCAACTAGCTAGCTACCGTGGGACACAAAAAGTATTGACGAAATGAAACAAAACAAATGTGATGCATTAACGAAGATTAAAgagagaaaaaatatatatatgaaaatattttaattcaaacaATAAAAAAGATAAGCATATGTTATAGCATTGATCGAGAAATAAGCCAACCATCTTTTCTTGATCTCATACTAATCTGAGcattattatgttttgaaagGGAAAGCAAATATGATTCATCGGACTTCATGTTCCCAGCAGATCATGATGAAGTTCAAATTATGAAAGAAAAGATATTTTTGTaatacgatctcacgaatttatatctgtaagacgggtcgATCAGATCCATACATTAAGTGAAATGTTGTACTTTttagataacaagtaatatttttttatatatctaATATAAAATTTGTCTCAAAAAATTGATACGATTCTAATGAGTTATTTTATACGGGTgtattaaaatttgaatgactTAAGTATAACGTCATGAAAAAGTCACAGTAAGTCTAGTCTTTTCACATCTTTGGATCAAATAATTCATGTACCATATgtccccaaaaaaaaaaaaaaaattgcagcTTTCCTGGAAGTGGATTTATCGAGTAATTTGCACATACATACGTACGTACCTCTTTTCAAAGATTAAAACTATTTTCTAGAAAATATAATTATGATTCCATATCTCACACCAGCTGGCCTGACCAGGATTTATATATTAGGAGGAGAGGAGGATGAATAAATGAAATTACAAGAGCAAAATCTTATATTTTATAGCTGTAAGATACTCATAAATTTTCCTTCATATATACTTCATCTTTTTCACCATCACAAGTTCGTTTTTCCTCACAGGATTCGACCAAAATCCGTGGATTTCAAATTCCATCCCGAGCCACATGCAATCACTAGAAATTTCAGTTAGGCTACATACCGATCCTGATTCGATTAAAAACAACTCAAAAGACTACGGGAACCTCGGCCAAGAAATCCCGTCCGCAGTTCTTTATCCATCATCCATCAATGACATAATAACGGTAATCAAATTTGCAAACAATCTTTCTACTCCATTCACCATTGCTGCACGAGGGAGTGGACATTCTGTACGAGGACAGGCCTCGGCACGTGGAGGGGTGGTGGTTGATATGAAATCTTTGAGAATAATTACCGGAAATGGCGTTAAAATTTCTCGGAACCCGGATTCATTAGGGTTTTATGCAGACGTCCGAGGAGAGCAGAGGTGGATCGACATTTTGTTCGCGACGTTAGAACATGGGCTTGCGCCTGTTTCATGGACTGATTATCTACACTTAACTGTTGGGGGAACGCTGTCTAATGGAGGGATTAGTGGGCAATCCTTTCTACATGGTCCTCAAATTTCCAATGTTCTTGAAATGGATGTCATAACTGGTACAAGTACACACACATGCGTATACGTATGTAtgtatgcatgcatgcatgtacaagtacacacacacacataatcTTTTTTTTAAGATATTGCATGTAGATGGAAGTGTGGTCTTGCAGAGTGTGTCGCGGGTATCGGAGAACATGATAACATAGTTTGTCATTGTCTGTCTCCGTCCTTTTATTTGGAACCAATAGCATCTTCCACGGGCCTGTACATTAAAAAGGATTCTCGCGActccaaataaaaataaaaataaaatttaaattcaattatTGTTTTTCAAAAACGTAAATTTTTCTATTCATACTAGTTCTGTCTTTGATGTAGCATGGGTGAATGACTGACTTGTAGGAAGAACAACGACATTATCATCCTAAACGAAAAAAAGAACATCTtaacatgtttttttatttgaaaaacagTGTGTTTGCTCTAGTCTTGGTGCTTAATTTACCCTCATACTGATGAATTTTCTCTTCTACATGTTGATTTAGGTAAGGGGGAATTAATGACTTGCTCAAAACACACAAATTCTGAGCTATTTTATGCAGTTCTAGGGGGTTTAGGGCAGTTTGGCGTCATAACCAGAGCAAGAATAGTACTAGAGAAAGCGCCATCAAGGGTAAGCATTACAGGGCTTCTCTTTTTCTAATATTCGAACATTAATCGGAAATATTCAATTCAACTTCTTTAAATTCATCATTATTTGGTGTATAGAATTAATCAACTTGATCATTTGGTATAGGCTCATGACCATGCTAGTTAATCATAAATAAATAGATatattaaacaaataaaaaatgaaaaagaaaagaaatgacaACATAGGTAATTATGAATTTTAGTATATCTTTTCTAATGTTTGTTTCGTTAGGCAAAATGGGTGAGATTGATATACAGTGACTTCTCCAAATTCACACAAGATCAAGAGCATCTCATCTCAATTGCTAATGGCCCAAATTATGTTGAGGGATCCCTCATCACAAATCATAGTTCTCCGAATAATTGGAGGTCTTCCTTTTACTCACCTTCCCATCAATCCAAAATATTTTCGCTATCTCGCCACACTCAAGGCCTCCTCTACTCTTTGGAACTCGTCAAATATTATGATCACGATCACGATCTTAATGCCATTGATCAGGTAAACGAGCTTAGTGTTTCTAGTTTAATTATTGTAGAGGTTTTGCCCCCAAAATAAttactatgatttttaatgTCTTGCAGGAACTCGAATCATTGCTAAAagaattgaattacattccgGGCTTCATGTTCAAGAAAGATGTCTCATTCGTTGATTTCCTCAGTAGAGTTGGAAGTAGAGACAGTACTCAAAGtacagaagaagaaaaaatcgaAGCTCATCCATGGCTCAATCTCTTCGTGCCAAAATCGCGGGTTTCGGATTTTTACACTGGCGTTTTACTCAATATAGTTCACAGATGTAATCTCATCTCCGGACCCATTCTTTTCTATCCACTTAGCCGAAAAAAGTACCAACAtcctgaaatatatattatgttCATTCCTTCTTAAACCTATactttattaattataatattgcTAC encodes:
- the LOC142545631 gene encoding cytokinin dehydrogenase 3-like isoform X1 translates to MQSLEISVRLHTDPDSIKNNSKDYGNLGQEIPSAVLYPSSINDIITVIKFANNLSTPFTIAARGSGHSVRGQASARGGVVVDMKSLRIITGNGVKISRNPDSLGFYADVRGEQRWIDILFATLEHGLAPVSWTDYLHLTVGGTLSNGGISGQSFLHGPQISNVLEMDVITGKGELMTCSKHTNSELFYAVLGGLGQFGVITRARIVLEKAPSRAKWVRLIYSDFSKFTQDQEHLISIANGPNYVEGSLITNHSSPNNWRSSFYSPSHQSKIFSLSRHTQGLLYSLELVKYYDHDHDLNAIDQELESLLKELNYIPGFMFKKDVSFVDFLSRVGSRDSTQSTEEEKIEAHPWLNLFVPKSRVSDFYTGVLLNIVHRCNLISGPILFYPLSRKKWEDRMSAVTPDEDIFYALGLLHTSYMSNESEIFDKVNDEIMEFCEEGGIEVKQYLPHYKSRKDWIKHFGPKWSVFQEMKMKFDPKMILSPGQRIFNLV
- the LOC142545631 gene encoding cytokinin dehydrogenase 3-like isoform X2, which produces MQSLEISVRLHTDPDSIKNNSKDYGNLGQEIPSAVLYPSSINDIITVIKFANNLSTPFTIAARGSGHSVRGQASARGGVVVDMKSLRIITGNGVKISRNPDSLGFYADVRGEQRWIDILFATLEHGLAPVSWTDYLHLTVGGTLSNGGISGQSFLHGPQISNVLEMDVITGKGELMTCSKHTNSELFYAVLGGLGQFGVITRARIVLEKAPSRAKWVRLIYSDFSKFTQDQEHLISIANGPNYVEGSLITNHSSPNNWRSSFYSPSHQSKIFSLSRHTQGLLYSLELVKYYDHDHDLNAIDQELESLLKELNYIPGFMFKKDVSFVDFLSRVGSRDSTQSTEEEKIEAHPWLNLFVPKSRVSDFYTGVLLNIVHRYGKIECLPLHQMKISSTL